Below is a window of Rhodopseudomonas sp. P2A-2r DNA.
GAAGACCTATATCGACCGGCTGACATTCTCATTCACCGGCTACCTGCGTTCGGAACAGGATTCCTCCACCGAACTGCACCAGTGGATCCGCGCCAACTATTTCAGCTTTCGCGAGATCGAGTTGCGGCTGCTGCTGCAGAGTTCGTAGCACCATTCACAGCTGTCATCGCCCGCGAAAGCGGGCGACCCAGTATTCCGCGTGGTTCGAGACGATCACCGGCGGTGCCGCTTACTGGGGCACCCGGTCCTGGCGCGCAATTGCGCGCAGGCCGGGTGACGACAGCTGAGCGTGGTCTCAATGCCCGTCGAACGCCATCAGCGTGCGCACCGGCACGCCCATGGCGCGCAGTTTTGCGGCGCCGCCGATGTCCGGCAGGTCGATGATGAAACAGGCCGCGATCACTTCGGCGCCGATCTGGCGGATCAGCTTGACCGCGCCTTCGGCAGTGCCGCCGGTGGCGATCAGGTCGTCCACCAGAATGACGCGCTCGCCGGGCTTGATGGCGTCGACATGGATTTCCATTTCGTCGAGGCCGTATTCCAGCGAATAGGCGATCCGCGCAGTGGTGTGCGGCAGCTTGCCCTTCTTGCGGATCGGCACGAAGCCCGCCGAGAGCTGGTGCGCGATGGCGCCGCCGATGATGAAGCCGCGCGCCTCGATGCCGGCCACCTTGTCGATCTTCAGCCCGGCCCAGGGCTGCACCAGCTCATCCACCGCGCGGCGGAACGAGCGGGCATCGCCCAGCAGCGTGGTGATATCGCGAAACAGGATGCCCGGCTTGGGATAGTCCGCGATGGTGCGGACCGAGGCTTTGAGATCGTGTTCGAGTTCAGGTGTCATCGACGTCTTTCAGTGGATTGCAGGTTAGTTGAGGTTGCGGCCGAGCCGGAACGCGTTCTCGACGATGCGCAGGCCGACGTCGCCGCCCAGCGACATCAGCGATTCCGGGTGAAACTGCACGCCGCCGACCGGCAGCGTCTTGTGTTCGAGCGCCATGGCGACGCCGTCGTCGGTGGTGGCGGTGACGGTGAGCACCGCGGGCATGCTGTCCTGCTCGACGAACAGCGAATGATAGCGGCCGATGACGATTTCGTTGGGCAGGCCCTGCATGAGCTTGCCGCCGCGGGTCTGAACGCGCGACGGCCGGCCATGCGCGGGCTGCGCAAGCTGGCCCAGCACGCCGCCGAAATACTCGCCGATCGCCTGCACGCCGAGGCAGACGCCGAACACCGGCAGATCCTTCTCGAGCGCGGTATCGATGGTGGCCTTGATGCCGAAATCCTCGGGCCGGCCCGGCCCCGGCGACAGCACCAGCAGGTCGAACTTTTCACGGTTCAGCACGCTCTGTGCATGGATGTAGCGCACCACCGTTACGCTGGCGCCGACCTGGCGGAAGTAGTCCGCGAGCATATGGACAAAGCTGTCGTCGTGGTCGATCAGCAGCACCTTCTTGCCGGAGCCGGAGGCATCCGGCGCGAACGACGACAGCGGTTTTGGCGCGTCGCCACGCAGGGCCTGAAACAGGGCCGCGGCCTTGGTCTGGCATTCCTTCTCTTCGGCAACTGGATCGCTGTCGAACAGCAGCGTCGCGCCGACGCGGACTTCGGCGAGGCCGTCCTTCATGCGGATGGTGCGGATGGTGATGCCGGTGTTGAGGCCGCCGTCGAAAGTGACAGCGCCGATCGCGCCGGCGTACCAGCGGCGGCTCGAGCGCTCATTGTCCTCGACGAACTGCATCGCCCACTTCTTCGGCGCGCCGGTGACGGTGACGGCCCAGGCATGAGTCAGGAACGCATCCAGCGCATCGAAGCCCGGCCGCAGCATGCCCTCGACATGGTCGACGGTGTGAAACAGCTTTGAGTAGGTCTCGATCTGGCGGCGCGCCAGCACCTTGATCGAGCCGGGCACGCAGACCCGCGCCTTGTCGTTGCGGTCGACGTCGGTGCACATGTTGAGTTCGAATTCGTCCTTTTCCGAATTCAGCAATTGCCGGATCTGCTCGGCGTCGCCGATGGCATCGACGCCACGGGCAATGGTGCCGGAGATCGGGCAGGTCTCGATGCGCCGGCCGTCGGAGCGCACGAACATCTCGGGCGATGCCGCGACCAGGAACTCGCCGTCGCCGAGATTCATCAGCGCGCCATAGGGCGACGGGTTGATGACGCAGAGCCGCTGGAACACCTCCGCCGGCGAGCGTTCGCAGGGTTCGGCGAACAATTGACCGGGCACCGCCTCGAACAGGTCGCCGCGGGCAAAGGCGGCGCGCGCGGTTTCCACGGTGCGCTGATAGTCGCCGGGGGCGTGGTCGGAAAAGCCCTGGCGCGGCTGCTTGTTGTAGCCCTGCTCCGGCGTGTCGCGCGGCAGGTCGCGGGTCGAACGGTCCTTCCAGGTGAAGTCGTAGGACAGCGTCACGCCGCGCCCGGTGGCGCGGTCATAGGCCAGCAACCGGTCTGGCAGATACAGCACGATGTCGCGCTGGTCGGCCTCGCGCGCGCGCTTCTGTCGCAAGTCTTCCATCTGGAACACCAGATCATACGCGAAGGCGCCATACAGGCCGAGCATCGGATCGGCCGACGAGAACAGCTGCGCCACCATCTCGCGCACCAGC
It encodes the following:
- a CDS encoding adenine phosphoribosyltransferase, yielding MTPELEHDLKASVRTIADYPKPGILFRDITTLLGDARSFRRAVDELVQPWAGLKIDKVAGIEARGFIIGGAIAHQLSAGFVPIRKKGKLPHTTARIAYSLEYGLDEMEIHVDAIKPGERVILVDDLIATGGTAEGAVKLIRQIGAEVIAACFIIDLPDIGGAAKLRAMGVPVRTLMAFDGH